A DNA window from Aquarana catesbeiana isolate 2022-GZ linkage group LG01, ASM4218655v1, whole genome shotgun sequence contains the following coding sequences:
- the KLF3 gene encoding Krueppel-like factor 3, with the protein MLMFDPVPIKQEAMEPMPMSYQASYLESLKTNNKYSVIYPTPGMLHSKLYPCNEAFPAFQMEPVDLTTNKRNSPPSTGSSPSPAKYQSPKRSSPILFMPSSSPPMKKLTPSPPAVPHYQMPLAINPLLSAFPRQTYRNPGLLPLLQPVVVQPVHVQSLMYAPHLQQQIMVSTVLAEEMESQSSKHIPMTVSDFYENPPLLKNIKVEPGLEQTITEVYPEQMSPGNSTPPKGMFHEHHPSVIVHPGKRPLPVESPETQRKRRIHRCDYDGCNKVYTKSSHLKAHRRTHTGEKPYQCTWEGCTWKFARSDELTRHFRKHTGIKPFQCPDCDRSFSRSDHLALHRKRHMLV; encoded by the exons TCATATCAAGCCAGCTACTTAGAGTCACTGAAGACAAATAATAAATACAGCGTCATTTATCCAACCCCAGGCATGCTGCACAGTAAGCTCTACCCATGCAACGAAGCATTTCCTGCTTTCCAAATGGAGCCAGTGGATCTCACTACCAACAAAAGGAATTCACCGCCCTCCACTGGAAGCTCCCCATCTCCTGCCAAATACCAGTCACCCAAGAGAAGCTCTCCAATATTATTTATGCCCTCATCCAGTCCGCCAATGAAAAAATTAACCCCATCACCACCTGCTGTGCCACATTACCAAATGCCATTGGCTATTAACCCTTTATTATCTGCCTTCCCGAGACAGACTTACAGGAATCCAGGACTCCTACCCCTCTTACAGCCAGTGGTTGTACAACCGGTTCATGTACAGTCATTAATGTATGCCCCTCATCTTCAACAGCAAATCATGGTGTCCACAGTTCTAGCGGAAGAGATGGAAAGTCAAAGCAGCAAGCACA taCCTATGACAGTCTCTGACTTTTATGAAAATCCTcctctattaaaaaatataaaagtggaGCCTGGTCTGGAACAAACAATAACAGAAGTTTACCCAGAACAAATGTCACCTGGTAATAGTACGCCCCCTAAAGGAATGTTCCATGA acaTCACCCATCAGTTATAGTACATCCAGGAAAGAGGCCACTACCAGTGGAGTCTCCAGAGACACAGAGGAAGAGAAGGATACACAGATGTGATTATGATGGCTGCAACAAAGTTTACACAAAAAGTTCCCATTTAAAAGCACACCGGAGGACACACACAG GGGAAAAGCCTTATCAGTGTACTTGGGAAGGATGCACATGGAAGTTTGCCCGCTCTGACGAACTGACTCGGCATTTCCGTAAACACACTGGAATCAAACCATTTCAGTGCCCAGACTGTGACCGCAGCTTTTCCCGCTCGGACCACCTTGCCCTGCACAGAAAGAGACACATGCTTGTCTGA